From a region of the Solanum stenotomum isolate F172 chromosome 2, ASM1918654v1, whole genome shotgun sequence genome:
- the LOC125856529 gene encoding cytochrome P450 71D7: MQLVSIFLFISFLFLLRKWKKYLNNSQTKKLPPGPWKLPFIGSMHHLAGGLPHRVLRDLAEKYGPLMHLQLGEVSAVVVTSPEMAKQVLKTHDIAFASRPKLLAMDIICYNRRDIAFSPYGEYWRQMRKICIMEVLSAKNVRSFSSIRHDEVVRLIDSIQPCFTSGEMVNFTERVIWFTSSMTCRSAFGQVLKEQEVFIKLIREVISLAEGFDVADIFPSYKFLHGFGGAKQKLLNAHRKVDSIVEDIIKEHKKNLATHKSDDAIGGEDLVDVLLRLMNDKSLQFPINNDNIKAVIIDLFAAGTETSSTTTVWAMAEMLKNPSVFAKAQAEVRDAFRDKVTLDENDVEELKYLKLVIKETMRLHAPVPLLVPRECREETEINGYTIPVKTKVMVNVWALGRDPKYWDDAESFKPERFEQCSIDFIGNNFEYLPFGGGRRICPGISFGLANVYLPLAQLLYHFDWKLPTGMEPKDLDLTESAGITAARKGDLYLIATPHQP; this comes from the exons ATGCAATTGGtttccattttccttttcatatCTTTCCTCTTTTTGTTAAGGAAATGGAAAAAGTACTTAAACAATAGCCAAACCAAAAAATTGCCTCCAGGTCCATGGAAACTTCCTTTTATAGGAAGTATGCATCACCTGGCTGGTGGACTTCCACACCGCGTTCTTAGAGATTTAGCCGAAAAATATGGACCACTTATGCACCTTCAACTTGGTGAAGTTTCTGCAGTTGTGGTTACATCTCCTGAAATGGCAAAACAGGTATTAAAAACTCATGACATTGCTTTTGCATCTAGGCCTAAACTCTTGGCCATGGACATTATTTGTTATAATAGACGCGACATCGCCTTTAGCCCCTACG GTGAGTACTGGAGACAAATGCGTAAAATTTGTATCATGGAAGTATTGAGTGCAAAGAATGTCCGGTCATTCAGCTCCATCAGGCATGATGAAGTTGTTCGTCTCATTGACTCTATCCAGCCATGTTTTACTTCTGGTGAGATGGTTAATTTTACGGAAAGGGTCATTTGGTTCACCAGTTCCATGACATGTAGATCAGCATTTGGGCAAGTACTAAAGGAGCAAGAAGTATTTATAAAGTTAATTAGAGAAGTAATAAGCTTAGCAGAGGGATTTGATGTGGCTGACATCTTCCCTTCATACAAATTTCTTCATGGTTTTGGTGGAGCGAAGCAAAAACTTCTAAATGCCCATCGTAAGGTAGATTCAATTGTTGAGGATATCATCAAAGAGCACAAGAAGAACCTTGCAACTCACAAAAGTGACGATGCAATAGGTGGTGAAGATCTAGTTGATGTCCTTCTAAGACTTATGAATGATAAAAGTCTTCAATTTCCAATCAACAACGACAATATAAAAGCTGTTATTATT GACTTGTTTGCTGCTGGAACAGAGacttcatcaacaacaactgtATGGGCAATGGCTGAAATGTTGAAAAATCCAAGTGTATTCGCCAAAGCTCAAGCAGAAGTGCGAGATGCCTTTAGAGACAAAGTAACGTTGGATGAAAATGATGTGGAAGAGCTAAAATACTTAAAGTTAGTCATTAAAGAAACAATGAGACTTCATGCTCCAGTTCCACTTTTGGTCCCAAGAGAATGTAGGGAAGAAACTGAAATAAATGGATACACTATCCCCGTGAAGACCAAAGTCATGGTTAATGTTTGGGCATTGGGAAGAGATCCGAAATATTGGGATGATGCAGAAAGCTTTAAGCCGGAGAGATTTGAGCAGTGCTCTATAGACTTTATTGGTAACAATTTTGAGTATCTTCCGTTTGGTGGAGGGAGAAGGATTTGTCCCGGGATATCATTTGGTTTGGCTAATGTTTATTTGCCGTTGGCTCAATTGCTTTATCACTTTGATTGGAAGCTCCCTACTGGAATGGAGCCAAAAGACTTGGACTTGACTGAATCGGCTGGAATTACTGCTGCTAGAAAGGGTGATCTTTACTTAATTGCCACTCCTCATCAACCTTAA